A portion of the Clupea harengus chromosome 18, Ch_v2.0.2, whole genome shotgun sequence genome contains these proteins:
- the LOC105895455 gene encoding flavin-containing monooxygenase FMO GS-OX-like 4, producing MPGLGRLRVAVIGAGAAGLCAARHLLSRPDLFAPPVVYELTQCVGGTWVYEEQVGTYKNGMPIYSSMYRDLRTNIPKEVMSFPDFPFESHLPSFVHHTEVRKYLEKYCDHFKIRDHIQFETTVDVVVPVGVENGWQGLAWDVTTSDGIDPSTAVESRFDAVMVCNGHFFEPYIPAIPDLEKFTGTVMHSHTYRSAEPFAGKSVVVLGAGLSGLDIALELSSANAEVVLSHGQKPLKGPLPPGVQQSPPVSKVLDDGTLEFQDGSHARPDVFLICTGYNFTFPFLDKQVGLKVKEHLVSPLYKFLIPPAFPSLFIVGVCRAICPFPHFHIQTQFILSVLDGSFPLPSQEEMEKDIELDEDARRARGIATRHILKLDSEQWAYNDELARLAGFQPLPPYWSNLYESNKVFRSQDMLNYKTYNYKVLSQEEWTVQGPQGQSLPKPLL from the exons ATGCCTGGACTAGGTAGATTACGCGTTGCTGTCATCGGGGCAGGTGCAGCAGGACTCTGCGCTGCACGCCATCTTCTGTCCCGTCCCGATCTCTTCGCTCCACCTGTTGTTTACGAGCTGACCCAATGTGTTGGGGGCACCTGGGTGTATGAGGAACAGGTGGGCACATATAAGAATGGCATGCCCATCTACAGCAGCATGTACCGGGATCTCAG AACAAATATCCCAAAAGaggtgatgtcatttcctgatTTCCCCTTCGAAAGCCACCTTCCCTCTTTTGTCCATCATACAGAGGTCCGAAAGTATTTGGAGAAATACTGCGACCACTTTAAAATCAGGGATCACATCCAG TTTGAGACAACAGTGGATGTCGTTGTACCCGTGGGGGTAGAAAATGGATGGCAAGGCTTAGCTTGGGATGTCACCACCAGCGATGGCATCGATCCAAGCACCGCTGTCGAGAGTCGCTTTGATGCTGTCATGGTGTGCAATGG ACACTTCTTTGAACCTTACATTCCAGCAATCCCTGATCTGGAGAAGTTCACAG GGACAGTGATGCACAGCCACACCTATCGCAGTGCAGAGCCTTTTGCTGGGAAGTCAGTAGTAGTACTTGGAGCGGGCCTTTCTGGCCTGGACATCGCTCTGGAGCTCTCCAGTGCCAATGCAGAG GTGGTGTTGAGCCATGGCCAGAAGCCCCTGAAAGGCCCCCTTCCCCCTGGTGTGCAGCAGTCGCCCCCTGTGTCCAAAGTCCTCGACGATGGAACCCTGGAGTTTCAGGACGGGAGCCATGCCCGGCCCGATGTGTTCCTGATTTGCACTGGGTACAATTTCACCTTTCCCTTCCTGGATAAGCAAGTAGGCCTGAAGGTGAAGGAGCACTTGGTGTCCCCGCTCTATAAGTTCCTGATACCCCCAGCGTTCCCATCACTCTTCATTGTGGGCGTCTGCAGAGCCATCTGCCCTTTTCCGCATTTCCACATTCAG ACCCAGTTCATCCTGTCTGTGCTGGAtggctctttccctctcccctcacaagaggagatggagaaggataTAGAGCTTGACGAAGACGCCCGTCGTGCCAGGGGCATCGCCACACGCCACATCTTGAAGCTTGACTCAGAACAGTGGGCCTACAATGATGAGCTGGCTCGTCTTGCTGGCTTTCAGCCACTTCCTCCATACTGGAGCAACCTGTACGAGTCCAACAAGGTGTTCCGCTCCCAGGACATGCTCAACTACAAGACCTACAACTACAAAGTGCTCAGCCAGGAGGAATGGACGGTGCAAGGGCCACAGGGGCAGTCTCTTCCCAAACCACTGCTGTAA
- the LOC116224730 gene encoding flavin-containing monooxygenase FMO GS-OX-like 4 has protein sequence MSRLRVAIIGAGGAGLCAARHVLSRPKIFAPPVVFEQTKSVGGTWVYKEQVNSYGNGMPIHSSMYRDLRTNIPKEVMSFPDFPFEKHLPSFVHHTEVRKYLEKYCDHFKMRNHIKFETTVDAVVPVRVENGWNRLAWDVTTSDGIDPSPSVESRFDAVMVCNGHFFDPYIPAIPGLDKFTGAVIHSHNYRSAEPYAGKSVVLLGAGLSGLDIAMELSQVNAKVVLSHGQKPLKGPLPPGVQQSPPVSKVLDDGTLEFQDGSHARPDVFLFCTGYNFTFPFLDKQVGLKVKEHLVSPLYKFLIPPAFPSLFVVGVCRAICPFPHFHIQTQFILSVLDGSFPLPSQEEMEKDIELDEAARRARGIATRHILKLDSEQWAYNDELARLAGFQPLPPYWSNLYESNKVFRSQDMLNYKTYNYKVLSQEEWTVQGPQGLSLPKPLL, from the exons ATGTCCAGATTACGTGTCGCTATTATTGGGGCAGGTGGTGCCGGATTATGCGCTGCACGGCACGTTCTATCCCGTCCCAAGATTTTTGCACCACCTGTTGTGTTTGAGCAAACCAAATCTGTTGGGGGCACCTGGGTATACAAGGAACAGGTGAACAGCTATGGCAATGGCATGCCAATCCACAGCAGCATGTACCGGGATCTCAG AACCAATATTCCTAAAGAGGTGATGTCATTTCCGGATTTTCCCTTCGAAAAGCACCTCCCCTCTTTTGTCCATCATACAGAGGTTCGAAAATATTTGGAGAAATACTGTGACCACTTTAAAATGAGGAATCACATAAAG TTTGAGACAACAGTGGATGCCGTTGTACCCGTGAGGGTAGAAAATGGCTGGAATAGATTAGCTTGGGATGTCACCACCAGCGATGGCATTGATCCAAGCCCTTCTGTCGAGAGTCGCTTTGATGCTGTCATGGTGTGCAATGG GCACTTCTTTGACCCTTATATTCCAGCAATCCCTGGTCTGGACAAATTTACAG GGGCTGTGATTCACAGTCATAATTATCGCAGCGCTGAGCCTTATGCTGGAAAGTCAGTGGTGCTGCTTGGTGCTGGCCTTTCTGGATTGGACATTGCTATGGAGCTTTCTCAAGTCAATGCCAAG GTGGTGTTGAGCCATGGCCAGAAGCCCCTGAAAGGCCCCCTTCCCCCTGGTGTGCAGCAGTCGCCCCCTGTGTCCAAAGTCCTCGACGATGGAACCCTGGAGTTTCAGGACGGGAGCCATGCCCGGCCCGATGTGTTCCTGTTTTGCACTGGGTACAATTTCACCTTTCCCTTCCTGGATAAGCAAGTAGGCCTGAAGGTGAAGGAGCACTTGGTGTCCCCGCTCTATAAGTTCCTGATACCCCCAGCGTTCCCATCACTCTTCGTTGTGGGCGTCTGCAGAGCCATCTGCCCTTTTCCGCATTTCCACATTCAG ACACAGTTCATCCTGTCTGTGCTGGAtggctctttccctctcccctcacaagaggagatggagaaggataTAGAGCTTGACGAAGCGGCTCGTCGTGCCAGGGGCATCGCCACACGCCACATCTTGAAGCTTGACTCAGAACAGTGGGCCTACAATGATGAGCTGGCTCGTCTTGCTGGCTTTCAGCCACTTCCTCCATACTGGAGCAACCTGTACGAGTCCAACAAGGTGTTCCGCTCCCAGGACATGCTCAACTACAAGACCTACAACTACAAAGTGCTCAGCCAGGAGGAATGGACGGTGCAAGGGCCACAGGGGCTGTCTCTTCCCAAACCACTGCTGTAA
- the LOC116224602 gene encoding zinc finger matrin-type protein 2-like, with protein MASGSGNKSDFRRKWDKDEYEELAQKRLNEERDKKDGKPAPPVKRELLRHRDYKVDLESKLGKTIVITKTTPQSEMGGYYCNVCDCVVKDSINFLDHINGKKHQRNLGMSMRVERSSLDQVKKRFEVNKKRWREEKQKEYDFEERMKELREEEEKAKAYKKEKQKEKKRKAEEDLNFEEDDEMAAVMGFSGFGAAKKNH; from the exons atggcGTCCGGCAGTGGG AACAAGAGTGACTTTCGGCGCAAGTGGGACAAAGACGAATACGAGGAGCTCGCGCAGAAACGACTCAACGAGGAACGCGATAAAAAAGATG gCAAGCCTGCACCCCCAGTCAAACGGGAGCTCCTGCGGCACCGAGACTACAAGGTGGACCTGGAATCCAAACTGGGGAAAACCATCGTCATCACAAAAACCACCCCCCAGTCGGAGATGGGCGG GTATTACTGcaatgtatgtgactgtgtcgTGAAAGATTCCATTAACTTCTTGGACCACATCAATGGGAAAAAAC ATCAGAGAAACTTGGGCATGTCCATGAGGGTGGAGCGCTCTTCCTTGGACCAGGTGAAGAAACGTTTTGAAGTCaacaaaaagagatggagagaggagaaacagaaggaATATGACTTTGAGGAGCGGATGAAGGAGCTTCGAGAAGAG GAGGAGAAGGCCAAAGCTTACAAGAaggagaagcagaaagagaagaagcgGAAGGCCGAGGAGGATCTGAACTTTGAAGAGGACGATGAGATGGCTGCCGTCATGGGATTTTCAGGATTTGGCGCTGCTAAGAAGAACCATTGA
- the LOC116224729 gene encoding flavin-containing monooxygenase FMO GS-OX-like 4: MSRLRVAIIGAGGAGLCAARHVLSRPKIFAPPVVFEQTKSVGGTWVYKEQVNSYGNGMPIHSSMYRDLRTNIPKEVMSFPDFPFEKHLPSFVHHTEVRKYLEKYCDHFKMRNHIKFETTVDAVVPVRVENGWNRLAWDVTTSDGNDPSPSVESRFDAVMVCNGHFFDPYIPAIPGLDKFTGTVIHSHNYRSAEPYAGKSVVLLGAGLSGLDIAMELSQVNAKVVLSHGQKPLIGPLPPGVQQSPPVSKVLDDGTLEFQDGSHARPDVFLFCTGYNFTFPFLDKQVGLKVKEHLVSPLYKFLIPPVFPSLFIVGVCRAICPFPHFHIQTQFILSVLDGSFPLPSQEEMEKDIELDEAARRARGIATRHILKLDSEQWAYNDELARLAGFQPLPPYWSNLYESNKVFRSQDMLNYKTYNYKVLSQEEWTVQGPQGQSLPKPLL, encoded by the exons ATGTCCAGATTACGTGTCGCTATTATTGGGGCAGGTGGTGCCGGATTATGCGCTGCACGGCACGTTCTATCCCGTCCCAAGATTTTTGCACCACCTGTTGTGTTTGAGCAAACCAAATCTGTTGGGGGCACCTGGGTATACAAGGAACAGGTGAACAGCTATGGCAATGGCATGCCAATCCACAGCAGCATGTACCGGGATCTCAG AACCAATATTCCTAAAGAGGTGATGTCATTTCCGGATTTTCCCTTCGAAAAGCACCTCCCCTCTTTTGTCCATCATACAGAGGTTCGAAAATATTTGGAGAAATACTGTGACCACTTTAAAATGAGGAATCACATAAAG TTTGAGACAACAGTGGATGCCGTTGTACCCGTGAGGGTAGAAAATGGCTGGAATAGATTAGCTTGGGATGTCACCACCAGCGATGGCAATGATCCAAGCCCTTCTGTCGAGAGTCGCTTTGATGCTGTCATGGTGTGCAATGG GCACTTCTTTGACCCTTATATTCCAGCAATCCCTGGTCTGGACAAATTTACAG GGACTGTGATTCACAGTCATAATTATCGCAGTGCTGAGCCTTATGCTGGAAAGTCAGTGGTGCTGCTTGGTGCTGGCCTTTCTGGATTGGACATCGCTATGGAGCTTTCTCAAGTCAATGCCAAG GTGGTGTTGAGCCATGGCCAGAAGCCCCTGATAGGCCCCCTTCCCCCTGGTGTGCAGCAGTCGCCCCCTGTGTCCAAAGTCCTCGACGATGGAACCCTGGAGTTTCAGGACGGGAGCCATGCCCGGCCCGATGTGTTCCTGTTTTGCACTGGGTACAATTTCACCTTTCCCTTCCTGGATAAGCAAGTAGGCCTGAAGGTGAAGGAGCACTTGGTGTCCCCGCTCTATAAGTTCCTGATACCCCCAGTGTTCCCATCACTCTTCATTGTGGGCGTCTGCAGAGCCATCTGCCCTTTTCCGCATTTCCACATTCAG ACACAGTTCATCCTGTCTGTGCTGGAtggctctttccctctcccctcacaagaggagatggagaaggataTAGAGCTTGACGAAGCGGCTCGTCGCGCCAGGGGCATCGCCACACGCCACATCTTGAAGCTTGACTCAGAACAGTGGGCCTACAATGATGAGCTGGCTCGTCTTGCTGGCTTTCAGCCACTTCCTCCATACTGGAGCAACCTGTACGAGTCCAACAAGGTGTTCCGCTCCCAGGACATGCTCAACTACAAGACCTACAACTACAAAGTGCTCAGCCAGGAGGAATGGACGGTGCAAGGGCCACAGGGGCAGTCTCTTCCCAAACCACTGCTGTAA